CGCCGGCAACGGCGTGACCGCGGGACAGGCCGAGTTCATCGAGCCGATGGCCTGCGCCGGCGTCGCCGCCGGCGTCGACGGCGTGTTCATGGAAGTGCACGAAGAGCCGGCGCGGGCGAAGAGCGACGCCCAGAACGCGCTGAGGCTGGATCTGCTGCCGGCCCTCCTCGACAAGCTCGTGCAGATTCACGACATCGCGCATCGCACGGTGGCGGTCCAATGAGCGAGCGCGCGCCGCGAGCGACCGTCGCGGAGGACGGCACCCGCGCGGCCCTCGATCTGGCGAGGAAGGTGCTGCGCATCGAGGCGGCCGCCATCCTGGGCCTCGTCGATCGCCTCGACGGCGACTTCGAGCGGGCGCTCGACATCCTCTACCGGTGCCGCGGCCGCGTCATCGTCACCGGCATGGGCAAGTCCGGGATCATCAGCCGCAAGATCGCCGCGACGTTCTCGAGCACCGGCACCTCGGCGTTCTTCCTGCATCCGGCAGAGGCGATCCACGGCGATCTCGGCGCCATCCGCGAAGACGACGTGGTCGTCGCGCTGTCGCACAGCGGCGAGACCGAGGAGCTGCTGCGGCTGCTCGAGTCGCTCCGCCGCATCGGCGCCAAGCTGATCGCGATTACCGGCGCGCCGCGCTCGACGCTCGGACGCGCCGCCGACGTCGCGCTCGACTGCAGCATCGCCGAGGAAGCCTGCCCGATGAATCTGGTGCCGACCGCCAGCACCACCGCGTCGCTGGCGCTCGGCGACGCGCTGGCGATGACGCTGCTGGTGCGCAAGGGGTTCCGCGAGGAGCAGTTCGCGTCGCTCCATCCAGGCGGCAAGATCGGGCGGCGGCTGATGACCGTCGAGAACGCGATGGTGGCGGGGGACGCGGCGCCGCGAGTGCGTCCGTCGGCCGCGATGCCCGACATCATCCACGAGATGTCGAGCAAGCGCCTCGGCATGACCGCGGTCGTCGACGAGAGCGGTCGCCTGATCGGCGTCTTCACCGACGGCGATCTCCGCCGCCTGATGATGACCCGTCCGCCCAATGCGGTCATGGCGATGACCGCGCACGAGGTGCTGACCCCCAACCCGCTGACCATCGGTCGCAGCCTGCTCGCCGTCGAGGCGCTCCGGATCATGGAAGCCCACAAGGTCACTTCGGTGATCGTCGTCGACGCCGACCGCGTCGTCGAAGGGGTCGTGCACCTGCACGACCTGTGGCGCACCCAGATGATTTGAGCCGCCGAATAGATACGGATTGATGACCCGTCTGAAGCTGTTGTTGTTCGACGTGGATGGCGTGCTGACCGACGGCACGATCCTGGTGCACGCCGACGGCAGCGAATCGAAGTCGTTCAACATCAAGGATGGCGCCGCGATGGTGTGGGCGCAGCGCGGAGGGCTTCGCGTCGGGCTGCTCTCGGCGCGTACTGCCGATGCGACCGCGGTGCGCGCCGCGCAGCTCGGCCTCAGCGTGGTCGTCCAGGGCTCGACCGACAAGCTGGCGGGCTACGAACGGATCCGCGCAGAGCATGGGCTCACCGACGATGAGATCGGATACATGGGCGACGACCTGCAGGATCTGCCGGTGCTCCGCCGCGCCGGCTTCTCGGCGGCGCCGGCCGACGCGGCGGCCGAGGTACGCGCCGCCGTCCACTGGGTCAGCGCCTCGGCCGGCGGCCGCGGCGCCGCTCGCGAATGCATCGAGCACGTCATGCGGGCGCAGGGCCTCTGGGCCGCCGCGGTCGCTGAGTTCCTGCCCCGCTGATGTCCGCCGCCGCTCCCCTACTCCTGCTCACCGGGCTGGTGATGCTTCTCCTCGGTCTTGCCGTCGGCAAGGCATGGGAGCGCTACAAGCTGCAGGACGGCGTCTGGGTCGATCGCCGCCGCGCCCGCGAGTCGCCCCACTACATGCTCGGCCTCAACTTTCTCGTCGCCAGCCAGGTCGATCAGGCAATCGACGAGCTGACCAAGGCGGCCAAGGCGGCCGGCGACCCGCTCGAGATCCATCTCATTCTCGGCAACCTCTATCGGGAGAAGGGGCAGGTCGGCCGCGCGATCCAGGAGCATCAAGGGCTGCTGCAGCGGCCGAAGCTGCGCAGGCTCGAGCACGCCAACGTGTTGCTCTGTCTCGGGCTCGACTACCGCAGCGGCGGCTTCGTCGACCGCGCGATCGAGGCCTTCAGCGAGGTGCTGCGGCTCGACCCCGAGAACCGCTATGCGCTCTCGAATCTCGAGAAGCTCTATGAAGATCAGCACCAGTGGGACGAAGCCTATGCGGCGCGTCAGAAGCTGGCCGCGCTGGCGACCGCGGGCGACGGGGGGCTCGAATCCCCGCGCCACAACGAGGTGCTGGCGTTTCTCGAGAACGAGTTCGGGCAGGCGGCGCTACGCGGCGGCGATCTCGCCGAGGCGGCGCGCCGCTTCGAGGCCGCGATCGACCGCGATACCCGCAACGTGCCGGCGCGTCTGAGCCTCGGCGACG
This sequence is a window from Vicinamibacterales bacterium. Protein-coding genes within it:
- a CDS encoding KpsF/GutQ family sugar-phosphate isomerase, whose amino-acid sequence is MSERAPRATVAEDGTRAALDLARKVLRIEAAAILGLVDRLDGDFERALDILYRCRGRVIVTGMGKSGIISRKIAATFSSTGTSAFFLHPAEAIHGDLGAIREDDVVVALSHSGETEELLRLLESLRRIGAKLIAITGAPRSTLGRAADVALDCSIAEEACPMNLVPTASTTASLALGDALAMTLLVRKGFREEQFASLHPGGKIGRRLMTVENAMVAGDAAPRVRPSAAMPDIIHEMSSKRLGMTAVVDESGRLIGVFTDGDLRRLMMTRPPNAVMAMTAHEVLTPNPLTIGRSLLAVEALRIMEAHKVTSVIVVDADRVVEGVVHLHDLWRTQMI
- a CDS encoding HAD hydrolase family protein, which translates into the protein MTRLKLLLFDVDGVLTDGTILVHADGSESKSFNIKDGAAMVWAQRGGLRVGLLSARTADATAVRAAQLGLSVVVQGSTDKLAGYERIRAEHGLTDDEIGYMGDDLQDLPVLRRAGFSAAPADAAAEVRAAVHWVSASAGGRGAARECIEHVMRAQGLWAAAVAEFLPR
- a CDS encoding tetratricopeptide repeat protein, whose translation is MSAAAPLLLLTGLVMLLLGLAVGKAWERYKLQDGVWVDRRRARESPHYMLGLNFLVASQVDQAIDELTKAAKAAGDPLEIHLILGNLYREKGQVGRAIQEHQGLLQRPKLRRLEHANVLLCLGLDYRSGGFVDRAIEAFSEVLRLDPENRYALSNLEKLYEDQHQWDEAYAARQKLAALATAGDGGLESPRHNEVLAFLENEFGQAALRGGDLAEAARRFEAAIDRDTRNVPARLSLGDVRFKEGRTADAVGVWERLFDASPERGYLAFARLEHGYASLGAPERFPALCQKLIDGGGPNWRAGLALARHVGARGQHDEALTLLFDALVVNPHSLALHQTIWETLSALHLPPALVTRYVELTRDAVFYLDPHVCVRCRYRSTELLWQCPHCHEWNTFVEERIAPAKDNAEA